In Limosilactobacillus sp. WILCCON 0051, a single window of DNA contains:
- a CDS encoding YibE/F family protein, producing MSTITALGLVLMILMILVGGKQGWTSFLSLLLNFGFLYFAIVLIAFHVPPLFVTLTTGTIILAVTIFMGEDDLKTTVTAFYASLIVMGILLLLIIGVEHWAMVQGFGPEDSEDLEGMSILIGISYLKVAVTTTILSTLGAIAEAAMAVAAGLTEVLNAHPDISTAQIMKSGMAIGGQIIGTTFNTLFFGFFGGFLTLFIWFAGLHYSFGTIMNNKIFVAEMIMVLTSFIGVLLTVPITAWIMGIRKKTIVDSFSENK from the coding sequence ATGAGTACGATTACGGCATTGGGACTGGTCTTGATGATTCTGATGATTTTAGTTGGCGGCAAGCAGGGATGGACATCATTTTTAAGCCTGCTGCTAAACTTTGGCTTTTTATATTTTGCGATCGTACTGATTGCCTTCCACGTTCCGCCATTGTTCGTAACGCTGACGACTGGAACCATTATCTTGGCAGTAACGATTTTTATGGGGGAGGATGATCTAAAAACAACGGTGACGGCTTTTTACGCGTCGCTGATCGTAATGGGAATTCTCCTGCTGCTGATTATTGGTGTTGAGCACTGGGCAATGGTACAGGGCTTTGGTCCCGAAGACAGTGAGGATCTGGAAGGAATGTCGATTCTGATTGGCATCAGCTATCTAAAAGTTGCCGTTACAACGACGATTCTAAGTACGCTGGGAGCGATTGCTGAAGCAGCGATGGCTGTAGCTGCGGGACTGACTGAGGTATTGAACGCGCATCCTGATATCTCGACTGCGCAGATTATGAAAAGCGGCATGGCAATTGGTGGACAGATTATCGGAACGACTTTTAATACTTTGTTCTTTGGCTTTTTTGGCGGTTTTTTAACGCTTTTCATCTGGTTTGCTGGATTACATTACTCATTTGGAACGATTATGAACAATAAGATTTTTGTTGCCGAGATGATAATGGTATTGACTTCTTTCATTGGAGTTTTGCTAACGGTTCCGATTACGGCTTGGATAATGGGGATACGCAAGAAGACGATAGTTGACAGCTTTTCTGAAAACAAGTAA
- the upp gene encoding uracil phosphoribosyltransferase — protein MGKFEVIEHPLVQHKLTMIRDKNVGTKFFRETVKEISTLIAYEVSKNMPLKEVEIKTPICKTTQKELAGKKVAIVPILRAGLGMVEGFTDLIPAAKIGFIGMYRDEETLKPHEYFVKLPSDVSERQLFVVDPMLATGGSAVDAIGALKKRGCEEKNIKFACLVAAPEGVKAIQAAYPDVDIYTAALDERLNEQGYIVPGLGDAGDRLFGTK, from the coding sequence ATGGGCAAGTTTGAAGTTATTGAACATCCACTGGTTCAACACAAATTAACGATGATTCGCGACAAAAACGTTGGGACTAAGTTTTTCCGCGAAACGGTCAAGGAAATTTCAACGCTGATTGCTTACGAGGTTTCCAAGAACATGCCGCTTAAAGAAGTTGAAATCAAAACGCCAATCTGCAAAACGACGCAAAAGGAACTGGCCGGCAAGAAGGTTGCTATTGTGCCAATCTTGCGGGCTGGTCTGGGCATGGTTGAAGGATTCACTGATTTGATTCCGGCAGCCAAGATCGGCTTTATCGGCATGTACCGTGATGAAGAAACGCTTAAGCCACATGAATATTTCGTCAAGCTGCCAAGCGATGTTTCGGAACGTCAATTATTCGTTGTCGACCCAATGCTGGCAACGGGTGGTTCGGCAGTTGATGCAATTGGCGCCTTAAAGAAGCGGGGCTGTGAAGAAAAGAACATCAAGTTTGCTTGCCTGGTTGCTGCTCCAGAAGGCGTTAAGGCAATCCAAGCCGCTTATCCGGATGTTGACATCTACACGGCAGCTTTGGATGAACGCTTAAACGAGCAAGGCTACATCGTCCCAGGATTAGGCGATGCCGGTGACCGTCTTTTTGGTACTAAGTAG
- a CDS encoding L-threonylcarbamoyladenylate synthase — METRIFKLNEIDQAAQAIKDGQLVAFPTETVYGLGADATNEAAVKNVYLAKGRPSDNPLIVHVASIEMVERYAAEIPNSARQLMKAFWPGSLTIILKIKPGSLSKTVTGGLATVAFRYPDCQPTLDLILKAGVPIVGPSANTSGKPSPTTAQHVFHDLNGKIFGILDNGPTRVGVESTVLDLSTPQPAILRPGAVTKAQIESVIGSIDLDQHHVGTNETPKAPGMKYRHYAPGVPVAIVDPQTNWQSVNSWIAKQPSKVGVMAAKQILDAFSWPDNAVIYSLGEDVSDASAHLFAGLRFFDDQKDVASILVQGLDATGLGAAYMNRLNKSAGGKHFEAPVK, encoded by the coding sequence TTGGAAACAAGAATTTTTAAGCTGAATGAAATTGATCAAGCAGCTCAAGCCATTAAAGATGGACAGTTAGTGGCTTTCCCAACTGAGACGGTCTACGGTTTGGGTGCCGATGCTACTAATGAAGCCGCGGTCAAAAACGTCTATCTTGCTAAAGGGCGGCCCAGCGACAACCCTTTGATCGTTCATGTCGCATCGATTGAAATGGTTGAACGGTACGCGGCTGAGATTCCGAACAGTGCGCGTCAGCTGATGAAGGCATTTTGGCCCGGCTCATTGACGATTATTTTAAAGATCAAGCCAGGCTCGCTTTCAAAAACGGTTACGGGTGGACTGGCAACCGTGGCCTTTCGCTACCCTGACTGTCAGCCGACGCTGGACCTGATCTTAAAAGCCGGCGTTCCGATCGTTGGCCCATCTGCCAATACGTCAGGAAAGCCTAGTCCGACAACGGCTCAGCACGTCTTTCATGATTTGAATGGCAAGATTTTCGGGATTCTTGATAATGGTCCGACACGGGTAGGAGTTGAGTCAACGGTACTGGATCTGTCGACGCCACAGCCCGCCATTCTGCGTCCGGGTGCCGTTACCAAAGCTCAGATTGAATCTGTGATCGGTTCAATCGACTTGGATCAGCACCATGTTGGGACCAATGAAACGCCTAAAGCTCCAGGGATGAAGTATCGCCATTATGCACCAGGCGTTCCAGTAGCCATCGTTGATCCGCAGACGAATTGGCAAAGCGTTAACTCCTGGATTGCCAAGCAGCCATCTAAGGTTGGAGTGATGGCTGCAAAACAGATCCTGGATGCATTCAGCTGGCCGGATAATGCCGTCATCTACTCGCTTGGCGAAGACGTCAGTGATGCCAGTGCACATTTGTTTGCCGGATTGCGATTCTTTGACGATCAAAAAGACGTTGCCTCCATTCTGGTACAGGGTTTGGATGCAACCGGTCTGGGCGCAGCCTACATGAACCGTCTGAATAAATCGGCTGGCGGCAAGCATTTTGAGGCACCGGTCAAATAA
- a CDS encoding YibE/F family protein produces the protein MQKLKGSAGFARQFLILLVIGLGALLFTFHNEAFYQRPLAKVEQVHNEKAVKQTDEFKNVDWQTKQHLRIKMLNGKYRGQVLTVTNTYSYSGAMDQRYRVGNEVFLTRVHEKNGKLHATIAGYKRDTVIVFLVWLVILLLLLMMRRQGSLALLSVIVNTILFVLAIELDLKMQAAHVLLIFGVLALIFTIVSLVMILGFTRRMLATLGATVFGTIAAMLISLLVFNLTQERGIYYESMQYVTQVPRPLFLAETLLGSLGAVMDESSDIVATIFELKQLDPATTKRQLFLAGRSVGQSIMGPLVNVLFLIFMADTFTSSLLYLKNGNSWGYTFSMNMCLGTVQSLISGIGIVLAIPIASALAALLLGKKAKA, from the coding sequence ATGCAGAAATTAAAAGGTTCGGCCGGTTTTGCAAGGCAGTTTTTGATCTTGCTGGTTATCGGGCTGGGTGCGCTGCTGTTTACCTTTCATAATGAGGCTTTTTATCAGCGACCATTGGCAAAAGTTGAACAGGTGCATAACGAAAAAGCCGTTAAACAGACTGATGAGTTTAAAAACGTTGACTGGCAGACCAAACAGCACCTAAGAATTAAAATGCTGAATGGCAAATATCGCGGTCAAGTGCTCACGGTTACCAATACCTATTCTTATTCCGGTGCAATGGATCAGAGGTATCGAGTCGGCAACGAGGTTTTTTTGACGCGCGTTCATGAAAAAAATGGTAAGCTGCATGCTACCATTGCCGGCTATAAGCGCGATACCGTCATTGTTTTTTTAGTCTGGCTGGTAATTTTGCTGCTGTTGTTGATGATGAGAAGACAAGGCAGTTTAGCTCTGCTTAGTGTAATCGTCAATACGATTTTGTTTGTGCTGGCTATTGAGCTGGACCTAAAAATGCAGGCCGCGCACGTGCTGCTGATTTTTGGCGTGCTGGCACTGATTTTTACGATTGTCAGTCTGGTCATGATTTTAGGTTTTACCAGGCGGATGCTGGCTACCTTGGGGGCAACGGTTTTTGGTACGATTGCCGCAATGCTGATCAGTCTGCTGGTTTTTAATCTGACACAGGAACGCGGAATTTATTATGAGTCGATGCAGTATGTCACTCAGGTTCCGCGACCGCTCTTTTTGGCCGAGACGCTGCTGGGATCGCTTGGTGCTGTAATGGATGAGTCAAGTGATATCGTGGCAACGATTTTTGAGCTCAAACAGCTTGATCCAGCTACAACTAAGCGTCAGCTGTTTTTAGCTGGTCGCAGCGTCGGTCAATCCATTATGGGACCGCTGGTTAACGTCTTGTTTCTGATTTTTATGGCCGATACCTTTACCTCATCTTTGCTGTATCTGAAAAATGGCAATTCCTGGGGCTACACGTTTTCGATGAATATGTGTCTGGGTACCGTTCAAAGCTTGATCAGTGGAATCGGCATCGTTTTGGCGATTCCGATTGCCAGTGCATTAGCAGCGCTTTTATTAGGAAAGAAGGCAAAAGCATGA